A stretch of DNA from Promicromonospora sukumoe:
CCGGACCGCCGCCCGGGCAGTGCCGAAGGCGTCCGGCTGGGCGCGCGTGGTGTGCGCCACCATCGCGCCCTCGTACAGGAGGTGGATCTGCGCACCGACACCATCCGGGTCGGGGTGGCCGGCGTCGCGCAGCAGCCGCTGGAACTCGGCGAGCATGTACTGCTTGTCGGCCAGGATCACGGCGTTGCCGGGGTGGTCGATGCCGCCGATCTCGCCGTGGGCATTGACGAACGCGCACCCGCGCACGTTCTCGTCGGCCCACTCCTCGGCGACCTCCAGGGCCACGAGCACCTGGTCGAGGCCCGACGCGCGGCGCTCCGCGAGCCGCCGCTCGAACCACGCCGCCCAGCGCTCGTGCCGCCGGGTCAGGTAGGCGGCCACCAGCGCGTCCTTGGAGCCGAACCGGTCGTACAGCGTCTTCTTGGTGACCCCGGCCTGGTCGGCGATCAGGTCGACGCCGACGCCGCGGATGCCCCGCTCGTAGAACAGCTCGCTGGCCGTGGCGAGGATCCGCTCGCCGGCCGGGGTGTCGGGGTTGGGGCTGCGTCGTGCCACGGGACCTCTCCTGACCTGCTGGGATACGGGGGATACTGCGAGTATACGGACCTGTATGGTTACCTGCTGGGCATGAGCCTTCTCCGGCACCTCGCCCCCGCCCTGCTCGTGGTCATGTGGAGCTCCGGCTTCGTGGGCGCCACGTTCGCGGCCCCGGTCGCGCCGGCCACGACCACGCTCCTGTGGCGCTATGTCGTCGCCGCCCTGCTGATGGTGGTGATCGTGCTCGCGCTGGGCCGACGCTACGGCCCGCGCTACCTGCGGCGCGAGGCGGTGCTCGGCGCGCTCGGCCAGGCCGGCTACCTGTACGGCGTGTTCCGCGCGGTCGAGGAGGGCCTGCCCGCCGGGACCGCCGCCCTGCTCGCCTCGCTCCAGCCGCCGCTGGTCGCGGTGGTCCTGTCCGCGTCGGGCCGCGGCAACGGTGGCGGACGTCGCCAGGCCGTCGGCCTGGCCGTCGGGTTCGCGGGCGTCGCCCTCGCCGTCGGGCCCGACGTCGCCGCCGGCGCCGGTGCCGCGGGCGCGCTCTGGGCCGTGCTCGGCATGCTGTCGCTCTCGGCCGCCACGGTGCTGGGCGACCTGTGGCCCGCGCCGACGGAGGCCGAGAAGCACGACGTGCTGGACTCGCTGGCCGTGCAGGGCGTCGTGGCGCTCGGGATCTTCGCGGCGCTGGCGTTCGCGAGCGGAGACGCCGGTCCGCCCGCCGACCCGACGTTCTGGCTCGCGATCGCCTGGCTCGTCGGGCTGGCGTTCCTGGGCGGCTACGGCATGTACCTGTACGTGCTGCGCACCCGCGGGCCGGTCGCGGTGAGCACCTGGCTCTACCTCACGCCCGCCGTCTCCGCCGCGTGGGCCTGGGCGATGTTCGGCCAGGACCTGCCGCTGCTGACGGTCGCCGGCTTCGTGGTCAGCCTGGCGGGCGTGCTGCTGACCCGGCCGGGGCGGCGGTCCCCGGATGAAACCCGGCCTGAGGTGCCCGAGGTCTCGGTACGCTCCGGGCCGTGAGGATCACCGACTTCCGGCCGCGGCAGAGCAAGGAGGCCGCTCGGCTCGTGGCGGCGGCTACCACCGACGACCCGCTCACCATCTACATGGTGCCGGACGCCAAGCGGCGCGCATTGCCCACCCTGATCCATTTCCGTGAGGCACTGCGTCTGATCACGCCCGCGCAGGCCGCGCGGGTCGCCGTGCAGGACGGACGGATCATCGGACTGTGCCACTGGGTCAACGTCATGAAGAACGAGACCCACGAACCGATCGACCCGCGCCTGGCCCACGTCACCGGCCGGCTCGAGCGACGCATCGGGGACGCGTGGGCCCACCTTGTCGCCGTGCACACCGCGCTGCGCCCCGTGTTCGAGGGCGAGACGGGATGGATCCTCAGCGCCCTCGCGGTCCACCCCGACCACCAGGGCGTTGACATCGACGGCGCCCTCCTGCGCGACGGTCTCGCCGAGGCCGACCTCGACGGCCAGCCGGTCTCGCTGCTGGCGACCGCACCAGAAGAGATCGGGTTCTGCCGACAGCACGGCTTCGAGATCACCGAGACGATCGACGAGCTCCTCCCAGGAGCACCGCCCATCTGGAAGATGCGTCGGCCAGCGGTCAGGGCTGGGCATCTCCCCACCGCGCCACGTGGTGCCACACCTTCTTGAGGTCCTGCGGGTGGTGCTCCCCGGCGCGCACGGCCTCGCCGATCACCCGGGCGTCGAGCCAGCCGCCCGTCGTGCGCCCGACGGCGACCGCGCGCGCCACCTCCACGATCTCCGGACCTCGGAACTCGGGGCGCGCGGCCACCTCGTCGACGTGCAGCCGGAGCCCGTGGTGCCACTCGACGGTGACGCCGAGTCGCGCCGCGGCGTCGGCCACCGCGGTGCCGCGGTAGGAGGGGTCCAGGACCAGCGCCTCGACGTCGTCCGGCAGGGCGACGACGCCGTGCACCTGGGCCTCGACGTAGTCGTCCAGCAGGTCGTGGACGCCGGCCGCGGTGTCGGCGTCCGCCATCGTGACCAGCGGCGTCGGGTCCGCGGCGGCGAAGTGCTCCGGCTCCAGGAAGGAGTCCGGGTAGCAGAACGTGGTGCGCTCCAGCACGTGCGGGCGCAGCCGCAGGTGCGCGGACCCGAAGCGGACGGCGCCGCCCGCAGCGCGGCCCCGGTGGTTCAGCGCGCCGTAGCGTGGGCGCAGGTGGGGAGCGGCGTCGTCGTACCAGCCGTCGAACATGCGCTGCTCCCAGACCCAGCGGTCGCCGCCGCGGTGCGCGGTGAGGCCGCCGTTGCTGGTGCCGGTCTCGAACTGGGACCGCCACACCCGGTCGTGGGCGAGGCGCTCGACCAGCGTCTCGCTGCCGTCGGCGACCAGCCGGTCGGGGTGGAAGTTGATGGTGACCGGCCAGCTCATGCGGGGAGGTTACCCCGGGGTGTGCATCAGATCGGCCGCTTGCGTCGAGATCGGTCCGGCGATGGACCGGTCTCGTTGCAAGCGGCCGATCTGACTCGGGCGGCCAGAGCCCGGCGGGTCAGACCGCCGCGCGCTCCGCGCGGTTGACGGCCGAGACGATCGCCTTCAGGGACGACAGGGTGATCGACGGGTCGATGCCGACGCCCCACAGGACGTCGTCGCCCACCGCGCACTCGACGTACGCCGCCGCGCTGGCGTCGCCTCCCTCGGACAGGGCGTGCTCGGTGTAGTCCAGCACGCGTACGTCGACGCCGACCTGGGCGATCGCGTTGACGAAGGCGTCGATCGGCCCGTTGCCGGATCCGGTCAGCGTCAGCTCCTTGCCGCGGTCGGTGACGTCCACCTCGAGCGTGTCCTGCTCGCCCTCGGCGGAGACGGCACGGGTGCCGCGCAGCGTGAGCCGGCCCCAGTGCTCCAGGCCCGACGTCGCGTTCTCCTCGACCGGCAGGTACTCGTCGGTGAAGATGCGCCAGATGTCCGCGCCGGTGACCTCGGTGCCCTGCTCGTCGGTCACCTGCTGCACGGCGTGCGAGAACTCGATCTGCAGCCGGCGCGGCAGGTCCAGGTTGTGCTCGCTCTTGAGCAGGTAGGACACGCCGCCCTTGCCGGACTGCGAGTTCACGCGGATGACGGCCTCGTAGGACCGGCCGACGTCGCGCGGGTCGATCGGCAGGTACGGCACGCCCCAGTCCAGGTCGTCGACGCTCACGCCGGCCGCCTCGGCGCGCCCGGCCATGTGCTCGAAGCCCTTCTTGATGGCGTCCTGGTGCGAGCCCGAGAACGCCGTGAACACCAGGTCGCCCACGTAGGGGTGACGCTCGTGCACGGGCATCTGGTTGCAGTGCTCGACCGTGCGGCGGATGCCGTCGATGTCGCTGAAGTCGATCTGCGGGTCGATCCCCTGCGAGAACAGGTTCATGCCCAGGGTCACCAGGTCGACGTTGCCGGTGCGCTCGCCGTTGCCGAACAGGCAGCCCTCGATGCGGTCGGCGCCGGCCAGGTAGCCCAGCTCGGCGGCGGCCACGGCCGTGCCGCGGTCGTTGTGCGGGTGCAGCGACAGGATGACGTTCTCGCGGTGGGCCAGGTGGCGGCTCATCCACTCGATCGAGTCGGCGTAGACGTTCGGCGTCGCCATCTCGACGGTCGCCGGCAGGTTGATGATGACCTTGCGCTCCGGCGTCGGCTCGAAGATCTCGATGACCTCGTTGCAGATGCGGACCGCGAACTCCAGCTCGGTGCCGGTGTACGACTCCGGGGAGTACTCGTAGTAGATGCGCGTGCCCGGGACGGTCTCCTCCAGCTTGCGGCACAGCTTGGCGCCGTCGAGCGCGATGTCGACGATGCCGTCCTGGTCGGAGCGGAAGACGACCTCCCGCTGCAGCACGGACGTCGAGTTGTAGAGGTGGACGATCGCCTGCTTGGCGCCGGTGATCGCCTCGTAGGTGCGCTCGATCAGGTGGGCCCGGGCCTGGGTGAGGACCTGGATGACCACGTCGTCGGGGATCCGGTTCTCGTCGATCAGCTTGCGCACGAAGTCGTAGTCCGTCTGGCTCGCCGACGGGAAACCGACCTCGATCTCCTTGTAGCCCATCTGGACCAGCAGCTCGAACATCCGCAGCTTGCGCTCCGCGTCCATCGGCTCGATCAGGGCCTGGTTGCCGTCGCGCAGGTCCACCGCGCACCAGCGCGGGGCCTTCTCGATGCGCTTGGCGGGCCACGTACGGTCAGGCAGCTCGAGGCTGATCTGCTCGTGGAAGGGCCGGTACTTCTGGGTAGGCATGCCCGACGTCTGCTGCGGGTTGTCCTCGATGATCCCGCCTGCGGCGCCGTGCACTGCTGTCTCGTGAACTCCGCCGGGGGTGGTGGCGGTGATGCTGTTCTCCATCATGTGTCCTTCGCTCGGTGAGGTTGGCCGGCACACCAAGCCTCCGCGACGAGGGACCGGCCTGTCTAGGCCTCGTCGCGGCAGCGAAGGAGAAGGATCACCGTCAGGCGCACGCCGCCACTGTACCCCCCGCCCGGACCGGGGGCGCCAGTCACGCCCACGATCCGGACCTGACCCCACGTACAGGAGCGGCGCCCCTCCCACACGTGTCAGACGTACAGGTCCCCGGAGGGACCTGTACGTCTGACACGTGGAGGGGTCAGCGGCGGTTGCGCAGGGCCGCGTCGACCTGGGGGTCGCCCAGGGCGCCCAGCCAGTCCAGCAGCGCCGGGTACGTCGACGGGTTGGCCGCGACCTGCGGACGCAGGTGCGGGGCCTCCTGCACGATCTTGGCCAGGTCCGCGAGCGGCGTGGCCGGGTCGAGCGCCTGGGCGGGGTTCCACCGGCCGCCTGCCACCACGGGCGGCAGCACGGCGGTGTGCCCGGACTCCGAGCCGTAGTCCGACGCCGCGGCGCCGTTCCCCTGACCGCCCTGTGCGCCCTGCCCGGGCACGACCGGGCGCGTCGCGTGCTCCTGGGCCTCGTCGAGCCCGGTCGAGCCGTCCGCGGCGGCCTGCTGGCCGTTCCCCATGGGCCGGATGCGCGCGGTCGGGTGCGCGGTGGGGTGCGCCGTCCGCTGGGTGTCCGGCGCCGGCTGCGCGGCGACCGGCGTTGCACCGGAGCGGACCGGCGGCATCGTCGCGGTCGCGTCGACGGGGCCGGACGCGGCCGGCATCTCCTCGACCGTGCGCATCGAGCCGAGCGAGACCTCGCCCGACGTCGGCTGCGCCGTCTGCACCGGGACCACGCCGCGCTGGGCGGCGGCGGCACCGGCGACCGTCCGCACGGCGCCCGTGGAGCTGACGCGGCGCGGCTCGGCCGGGCGTCGCAGCTCGGGGGCGGGCCGCACGGGCTCCTCCGGGAGGGCGACCGGCGCGGCCTTGTCACCCTTGGGCCGCGGCGGGGACCAGACGTAGGCCTGGCTGCGGTCGGCGTCGACCTCGCCGCCGATGCCGGCGGTCTGGAAGTGCTCGCGCACCGCCTTGGGCACCATGAGCGCGCTGGCCGCGACGATGGGCAGGGCGAGCGCCATGAGCAGGTCGCCGAGGTTCACGCCCAGGCTGGCGCCCGACGTCGCGATGACGACGACGAGGCCCAGCACGCCCGCGACGCACGCTGCGCCGACGGCGGGCACGTGGCCGGTGTTCGGGTCGCGCTTCAGGGAGCGGCGCGCGAACCAGGCGATGCCGGCGACGACGACGCCGAGCACGAGCCGCAGCACCAGCGTGACGCCGGCGCCGGACCCGATGAAGCCGGGGTCGATGAGCTGGACGAGCGCGGCGAGCGCGCTGCACGCGGCCAGGAGAACGATGACGTCGAACGCGCGGATCGCGACCCGCACCCAGACGCCGGCGGCGTGCTCGGTGCTCTCCTCGGCGTCGGCGGCCGCGGGGTCGCGGCGGACGGCGGGCGAGCCCGCCACGGCGGCGGCGAGCGGGAGCAGCACCAGGCCGAAGCGGCTCGGGTCGGTGACGCCCGGCTGCATGGACTCCATGCCGGTCAGGGCGCCGCCCGAGGTGAAGACGAACAGGAGCGCCAGCACGATGCCGACGGCGACGAGCACCAGGCGCGAGGGCCGGTCGTGCCGCACGGTGCCGCCCACGAGGAGCCACACGAGGCCGAGCGAGAGCACCAGCCACACGGGCGCCAGCAGCCGGTCGCCCAGGGTGGCGCCGTCGGCGAGCTCGGCGAGCAGCGTCGAGAGCACGGCGCCCAGCGCGATGAGCGCGCCGACGCCGGCGAGGCCGAACCGCCAGGCACGGACGACGGCGCCGTCCTCGTCGACGGGCCCGAGCTCGCTGTCGCGCGGGGTGGCCGCGAGCGCCGCGCCGGCGAGCGCGAGGCCCAGGCCGGTGCCGACGCCGGCGCCGCTGCGCACGTCGAGCACGAGGTGCACCAGGCCGATCACGGCGAGCGGGAGCCCGGCGAGCAGGCGTGCGCGGCGTGTCGAGTGCACGGTCCACGTCACGGGGAGCACGGAGAACCGCGCGAGGTAGGGCAGGGTCAGCGACGCGAGCGACAGCGCGACCGCGAGGACCACCTCGACCCGGTCCGCGGAGCGGTCCAGCAGGTTCCACGGGAGCGCGAGCGACACGAGCAGGGCGAGCGCGGCGACGGCGTCTCGCACGTAGTCGGCGGCCGCGATGTTGGCGAAGGGCCGGACGTCGCCGGAGCCGTCGGCGGCGGTGCCGGGCCCGGTCTCGTGCGGAGAGGTCGTGACGTGCTCGTGGCCGAGACTCTCGGTCGGTGCGCCGTTCGCGTCGTCCGCGACGTCGCCCGAAGTTCTCTCGTCACGCTCCGAAGCGTGCTGGTCCATCATCCGTTCACTCCTCGATAACGCCGCTGGTCGAGACTGGGGAAGTGTGGCTGGCGGCGCTGGGGCCCATCACGTTTCTACCCGTTGGGTACCGGCTCTGTCAGGCCGTGCCACGGCGAGTCCGGTCACACCTGTATTTCTGCGCACGTCCATCACATCTGGTGCGTGTGGAACATCCGCCGTCGGCGAGCGCCGTCGGCACACCCAGGTCACAGGAGAACGCAGTGGACTCAGCCGCCGCACCGGCACCCCGCACCTGCGACGTCTGGCTGGTCCCGGTCCGACGCCGGGAAGCCTGGACGCGCCTGCTGACCGTACCGGATCGGGAGCAGCTCGTGGGCCTGGACGCACTGGCGACGGACGTCCACCTGACGTCGCGCGCGGCCCAGCGGCTGATCCTGGCCCGGTATCTCGGCCTGGCGCCGCAGGACGTCGTGGTGGACCGGGCGTGCGATCGCTGCGGCGACCCGCAGCACGGCCGCCCCCACGTCAAGGACGCCGCCCTGGACTACTCGGTGTCGCACACGCGGGCGTGGGTGCTGGTCGCGGTGGTGGGCGAGGGCCGCGTGGGCGCGAACCTCGACGCCCGGCCGGAGGTCGGCGACCTGGACGACCTCGCGGCGGCCGCGCTCACACGGGCCGAGCACCACGCGTGGCGCCGCCTGCCGGCGCGGGACCGGGCCGACGCGCTGCTCGCGTCGTGGACCCGCAAGGAGGCGACGACCAAGCTGGTGGGGCACGGCCTGGCGATCCCCCTGCGAGACCTCGACGTGACCGGGCCGCGCCCCAGCCTGGTGACGGCCGACCCGTCGGTCCGGCTCCCCCACCCCCGGCCGTACCTGACGCACGTGCCCGCGCCGGCGGGGCACAGCGCGGCGCTGGCGACGACGACGCACGTGGACCAGGTGCGGCACCTGCGCCTGCCGGACGCGCTGCCGGAGGCTGTGGCGGTGGCGCCGCGCGCTGCCGTCCCGCGCCCGTCCGTCCCGAGCCTCGCGGTCCCGGGCCCGTCGGTACCGAGCCTGGCGGTCCCCCGCGCCGTGCCGTCGCCCCGGACCGCGCACCCGGCGCACCCGTCCCGGCCGCTGACCGGGACGGCGGCACGGCCCACCTACTGAGCCGGACTCATCAGGCCGGGGACGGC
This window harbors:
- a CDS encoding TetR/AcrR family transcriptional regulator, with the protein product MARRSPNPDTPAGERILATASELFYERGIRGVGVDLIADQAGVTKKTLYDRFGSKDALVAAYLTRRHERWAAWFERRLAERRASGLDQVLVALEVAEEWADENVRGCAFVNAHGEIGGIDHPGNAVILADKQYMLAEFQRLLRDAGHPDPDGVGAQIHLLYEGAMVAHTTRAQPDAFGTARAAVRALLRD
- a CDS encoding DMT family transporter, with amino-acid sequence MSLLRHLAPALLVVMWSSGFVGATFAAPVAPATTTLLWRYVVAALLMVVIVLALGRRYGPRYLRREAVLGALGQAGYLYGVFRAVEEGLPAGTAALLASLQPPLVAVVLSASGRGNGGGRRQAVGLAVGFAGVALAVGPDVAAGAGAAGALWAVLGMLSLSAATVLGDLWPAPTEAEKHDVLDSLAVQGVVALGIFAALAFASGDAGPPADPTFWLAIAWLVGLAFLGGYGMYLYVLRTRGPVAVSTWLYLTPAVSAAWAWAMFGQDLPLLTVAGFVVSLAGVLLTRPGRRSPDETRPEVPEVSVRSGP
- a CDS encoding DUF3626 domain-containing protein; amino-acid sequence: MSWPVTINFHPDRLVADGSETLVERLAHDRVWRSQFETGTSNGGLTAHRGGDRWVWEQRMFDGWYDDAAPHLRPRYGALNHRGRAAGGAVRFGSAHLRLRPHVLERTTFCYPDSFLEPEHFAAADPTPLVTMADADTAAGVHDLLDDYVEAQVHGVVALPDDVEALVLDPSYRGTAVADAAARLGVTVEWHHGLRLHVDEVAARPEFRGPEIVEVARAVAVGRTTGGWLDARVIGEAVRAGEHHPQDLKKVWHHVARWGDAQP
- the leuA gene encoding 2-isopropylmalate synthase translates to MMENSITATTPGGVHETAVHGAAGGIIEDNPQQTSGMPTQKYRPFHEQISLELPDRTWPAKRIEKAPRWCAVDLRDGNQALIEPMDAERKLRMFELLVQMGYKEIEVGFPSASQTDYDFVRKLIDENRIPDDVVIQVLTQARAHLIERTYEAITGAKQAIVHLYNSTSVLQREVVFRSDQDGIVDIALDGAKLCRKLEETVPGTRIYYEYSPESYTGTELEFAVRICNEVIEIFEPTPERKVIINLPATVEMATPNVYADSIEWMSRHLAHRENVILSLHPHNDRGTAVAAAELGYLAGADRIEGCLFGNGERTGNVDLVTLGMNLFSQGIDPQIDFSDIDGIRRTVEHCNQMPVHERHPYVGDLVFTAFSGSHQDAIKKGFEHMAGRAEAAGVSVDDLDWGVPYLPIDPRDVGRSYEAVIRVNSQSGKGGVSYLLKSEHNLDLPRRLQIEFSHAVQQVTDEQGTEVTGADIWRIFTDEYLPVEENATSGLEHWGRLTLRGTRAVSAEGEQDTLEVDVTDRGKELTLTGSGNGPIDAFVNAIAQVGVDVRVLDYTEHALSEGGDASAAAYVECAVGDDVLWGVGIDPSITLSSLKAIVSAVNRAERAAV
- a CDS encoding DUF7937 domain-containing protein → MMDQHASERDERTSGDVADDANGAPTESLGHEHVTTSPHETGPGTAADGSGDVRPFANIAAADYVRDAVAALALLVSLALPWNLLDRSADRVEVVLAVALSLASLTLPYLARFSVLPVTWTVHSTRRARLLAGLPLAVIGLVHLVLDVRSGAGVGTGLGLALAGAALAATPRDSELGPVDEDGAVVRAWRFGLAGVGALIALGAVLSTLLAELADGATLGDRLLAPVWLVLSLGLVWLLVGGTVRHDRPSRLVLVAVGIVLALLFVFTSGGALTGMESMQPGVTDPSRFGLVLLPLAAAVAGSPAVRRDPAAADAEESTEHAAGVWVRVAIRAFDVIVLLAACSALAALVQLIDPGFIGSGAGVTLVLRLVLGVVVAGIAWFARRSLKRDPNTGHVPAVGAACVAGVLGLVVVIATSGASLGVNLGDLLMALALPIVAASALMVPKAVREHFQTAGIGGEVDADRSQAYVWSPPRPKGDKAAPVALPEEPVRPAPELRRPAEPRRVSSTGAVRTVAGAAAAQRGVVPVQTAQPTSGEVSLGSMRTVEEMPAASGPVDATATMPPVRSGATPVAAQPAPDTQRTAHPTAHPTARIRPMGNGQQAAADGSTGLDEAQEHATRPVVPGQGAQGGQGNGAAASDYGSESGHTAVLPPVVAGGRWNPAQALDPATPLADLAKIVQEAPHLRPQVAANPSTYPALLDWLGALGDPQVDAALRNRR
- a CDS encoding 4'-phosphopantetheinyl transferase family protein; translated protein: MDSAAAPAPRTCDVWLVPVRRREAWTRLLTVPDREQLVGLDALATDVHLTSRAAQRLILARYLGLAPQDVVVDRACDRCGDPQHGRPHVKDAALDYSVSHTRAWVLVAVVGEGRVGANLDARPEVGDLDDLAAAALTRAEHHAWRRLPARDRADALLASWTRKEATTKLVGHGLAIPLRDLDVTGPRPSLVTADPSVRLPHPRPYLTHVPAPAGHSAALATTTHVDQVRHLRLPDALPEAVAVAPRAAVPRPSVPSLAVPGPSVPSLAVPRAVPSPRTAHPAHPSRPLTGTAARPTY